The following are encoded together in the Neomonachus schauinslandi chromosome 15, ASM220157v2, whole genome shotgun sequence genome:
- the SLC6A4 gene encoding sodium-dependent serotonin transporter, translated as IGYAICIIGFYIASYYNTIMAWALYYLISSFTDQLPWTSCTNSWNTGNCTNYFSENNVTWTLHSTSPAEEFYTRHVLQIHRSKGLQDLGGLSWQLTLCIMLIFTVIYFSIWKGVKTSGKVVWVTATFPYIILSVLLVRGATLPGAWRGVLFYLKPNWQKLLETGVWVDAAAQIFFSLGPGFGVLLAFASYNKFNNNCYQDALVTSVVNCMTSFVSGFVIFTVLGYMAEMRNEDVSEVAKDAGPSLLFITYAEAIANMPASTFFAIIFFLMLITLGLDSTFAGLEGVITAVLDEFPHIWAKRREWFVLGVVITCFFGSLATLTFGGAYVVKLLEEYATGPAVLTVAFIEAVAVYWFYGITQFCSDVKEMLGFDPGWFWRICWVAISPLFLLFIICSFLMSPPQLRLFQYNYPQWSIILGYCIGTSSFICIPTYIAYRLIITPGTFKERIIKGITPETATEIPYGDIHLNAI; from the exons ATCGGTTACGCCATCTGCATCATCGGCTTCTATATCGCCTCCTACTACAACACCATCATGGCCTGGGCGCTCTACTACCTCATCTCCTCCTTCACCGACCAGCTGCCCTGGACCAGCTGCACGAACTCCTGGAACACTGGCAACTGCACCAACTACTTCTCCGAGAACAACGTCACCTGGACGCTGCACTCGACGTCCCCCGCAGAAGAATTTTACAC GCGCCACGTCCTGCAGATCCATCGGTCTAAGGGACTTCAGGACCTGGGGGGGCTCAGCTGGCAGCTCACCCTCTGCATCATGCTGATCTTCACTGTTATCTACTTCAGTATCTGGAAGGGTGTCAAAACGTCTGGCAAG GTGGTATGGGTGACAGCCACCTTCCCTTATATCATCCTCTCGGTCCTGCTGGTAAGGGGGGCCACCCTCCCCGGAGCCTGGAGGGGTGTTCTCTTTTATTTGAAACCCAACTGGCAGAAACTCCTGGAGACAGGG GTATGGGTAGATGCTGCCGCTCAGATCTTCTTCTCTCTTGGTCCTGGCTTTGGGGTCCTATTGGCTTTCGCTAGCTACAACAAGTTCAACAACAACTGTTACCA AGATGCCCTGGTGACCAGCGTGGTGAACTGCATGACGAGCTTTGTTTCCGGATTTGTCATCTTCACGGTGCTCGGGTATATGGCCGAGATGAGGAACGAGGATGTGTCCGAGGTGGCCAAAGACGCAG GCCCCAGCCTCCTCTTCATCACGTATGCAGAAGCCATAGCCAACATGCCAGCATCCACGTTCTTTGCCATCATCTTCTTCCTGATGTTAATCACGCTGGGCCTGGACAGCACC TTTGCAGGCTTGGAAGGGGTGATCACAGCTGTGCTAGATGAGTTTCCGCACATCTGGGCCAAGCGCCGGGAGTGGTTTGTGCTTGGTGTGGTCATTACCTGCTTCTTTGGATCCCTGGCCACCCTGACTTTT GGAGGGGCCTACGTGGTGAAGCTGCTGGAGGAGTATGCCACGGGGCCCGCCGTGCTCACCGTCGCCTTTATAGAGGCTGTTGCTGTGTATTGGTTTTATG GCATCACTCAGTTCTGCAGTGACGTGAAGGAAATGCTCGGCTTCGACCCTGGGTGGTTTTGGAGGATCTGCTGGGTAGCCATCAGCCCTCTCTTTCTCCTG TTCATCATTTGCAGTTTTTTGATGAGCCCGCCCCAGCTCCGACTTTTCCAGTATAACTATCCTCAGTGGAGTATCATCCTGGGTTACTGCATAGGAACCTCATCTTTCATCTGCATCCCCACATATATAGCTTACCGGCTGATCATCACTCCAGGGACATTTAAAGAG CGTATTATTAAAGGTATCACTCCAGAAACAGCGACAGAAATTCCCTATGGGGACATCCACTTGAATGCCATATAA